The nucleotide sequence GTAGGAATCAGGGCCCCTTTTTGCTCAGAATTTCCAATTTTCTAAGAGAAGCTGAAAATCTAGATTTGGGGCCAGGGGATCTCCCTATTGGGAAACTAACcaacttttattttcaaacattgtACAGAGAAATCAATTTGCAGGCTGGATGTGGCCTGAGGCTACCAATTTGCAGTCCTGGTCTTAGGGACCACTTAGTCCACCTcctttattttatagatggaTATAAAATAGGTGAGATTGATTTTACACAGTTGGTTGGAGGCAAAAAGAAGACTAAATTCCAAGTCCTCTGATCTCCAGTCCCCTTATCATCATTCACCTTGGATTCTGAGACTCTGGAATGTAAGGACTGAACTAGCCTGGAGGTCTCTTACCTGGTTCAGAACATAGATTCCACGCTCACTTGAAGTTACTGGATAACAGGATGATGGATACATTTCAGGTGCCTCTACTATCTCTCAAAGCCCCTGCACTAGACTAGCACTTCCTTTATATGGATCATCAGATACACCTGAGAACCTTACCAACTACAGATTTCCAGGTTCTAACCTAGAACTAAGCAGTCTGAGGCTCTAGACACATGTACATTTTTAGTAAGCCCCATCAACGATTCTCAGTGATTCTTAAGTTTGGCTGCTCTAGTCTGGGGAGCCAACATGGGCCATGCCAGGAACTCCAGATTAATTCCATTCCAAGGCTCTGGGCTTGAACATGGAGCATCACTCCTCTTCTGTTAATTTTTTCCACGTTTTAAAAAGTGCTCTCTTCCTCTTAGGCTCGGATCTAGGTTGAGTTAACATGGCGAAACGCACCAAGAAGGTCGGAATCGTGGGCAAATACGGGACCCGTTATGGTGCCTCCCTCAGGAAAATggtgaagaaaattgaaatcagccAGCACGCCAAGTATACCTGCTCTTTCTGTGGCAAAACCAAGATGAAGAGAAGAGCTGTGGGCATTTGGCACTGTGGTTCCTGCATGAAAACAGTAGCTGGTGGTGCCTGGACCTACAACACCACTTCTGCTGTCACAGTAAAGTCTGCCATCAGAAGACTGAAGGAATTGAAGGACCAGTAGAAGCACCACCATTTGATAATGTTGCTAGCCTATAATAAATGGGTTAATttatgtaacaacaacaaaaaaaaaagtgctctctTCCAGCTTGCTAGAttcttgtgttgttttttttttttttttcacacttttagaaaaaaaaaaggtgaaggaaAATCAAACCTTGTCATGATAAAACTTTTGGTCTTTAATAGTACTGCTGGATGCAGGATATTTTTGTTCAGAAATGAACCTAAACAGCTGCAATGAGCTACTTAATTAAATCATGAATGATACATTCCTCATAAATTATACttacacattttataattttaatagttcttattttttttactataatctgTAAACATTTAAGTAGAAGCTATGAATTAGATTTTGAAATAGATGAGTAATTTTAGACTGTGACATCCATTTTCATAGCATTCTAGTTTATTTTAGGGGACAATTAGTAGCACTTATAAAAATGTATCTAATTGCTAAGCTAAATCAAACTCTGCAGTACTTGGATGTTTTTACCCTCATCAGTCCTATTTTTTCCCCACAGTGACCAAAACAATAAGAGGATGGAAGCAAAAAATAACATTCTAAAAGCCAAGTGCTTATCATAAACATAATTATCATTTTGAAATCAGCCCAGATTTGCTTAGGCCAATAACTCTTCATTTCTAGATCTAGTAAATCCCTTGTCAAATTGACCCTGATTACAGACAAGGCTAAAGTACTTACTGATCAAATGTAACTTGAACCTCTTTATATCAACTTGAAATGATTGGTTACATTGTATGGGCACTTCACTTGTTTTCAAATGCCTGCATTAAAACTCAGATTTCAtcagtaatgatgatgatgatggtgatggtgatccTCTGCTGCTAACTCATCATCTGTTAATACAATAGACACCTTGATTTGTCCATGTACAAGCTGTTTGTCACCTGTCAAGGCATATGGCCCAGGCAAGGTTTAAATAATGCCTGTTCTTATTCCCCCCTTTCTTTGGGAACATGGGTATCCTTGAATAACTTTTATTAGCTGAGTTAGCTTGATCCTAAGAGGAAGAAATCCATTCAGCTTCTTACACTATGCCCAGAAtttaacaacaaagaaaatctCAAGAATAGCAAAAAACTTCTATTATTTATTACTGTAGTAATAAATAGCCTACTGCACCACTGGCAGAGAAATTTGGAAGAATCTCTGAAGGACCAATCAGGCCTAATGCGTCTCAATCTTGCACAAATATTCCCTGAGTTGATTCTACATTTCTGAAGGGTTTGCTGCTGAAATTCTGTATTTATCTGGTTTTAAAATCCCACTTATTTTCAGGATGCCTGCAGTGGGgcaggattcccaggacccttgGTCACCATGAGTTGTTAATAGAAGCGAATGGAGGAGACATGGACTTCCAAACAGGGCCGCTGCTTGCCAGCCTCAGCCCCTCGCGCCATGTGGCAGAGGTCCCCAACTTTTAAATATAGGAAACTCATTTAAggccttcccaagtggtgcttgtggtaaagaacccacctgccaatgcagagacacgggttcaatccctaggtcgggaagaccccctgcaggagggcatggcaacccactccagtattcttcacctggagaatcccatggacagaggagcctggcaggctagagttcttggggttgcaaagaattggacacaactaaagtgacttagcaagcacgtaACTCATTTAGAACGATTTAAAATACTACCCATAAACAAAAACACTTCTGTAGGACACCTCTGGCTGATACAATGCCAGTTTGTAAACTCTATATTGTGAGAACCATGGCTATGTGCGTCTAAAGTTTTAGTGCATCAGTTTAGAACTTTCTGCCTGGATAGCCTTCATGTCACAGGAGTGCATATATGTGTCAGTCTCTGTTCTAGATGTTGAAGctgcagcagtgaacaaaacagacgaCGTGTGCTGACATTCGAGTAAACATTCGTGTTCATAAAATCCACAAAGGATGAGACAAGAAAGCATGAGGAGCTGGGGAACGAAAACAATCTCAATGAAATTGAGAGCTAGATGATTTTAATAGAGACTTCAGCATGCCATATAAtgcttaataaaattaaaaattttttaaagcagactttgttgttgttgttcagtcgctcagtcatgtccaacatgttgcaattccatggactgcagcacatcaggcttccctgtagttcaccatctcccggagcttgctcaaatgcatatccattgagtcagtgatgctatccaatcatctcgtcctctcccatcctcttctccttttgccttcaatttttcccagcatcaggtcttttccaatgagttggctcttcacatcaggtggccaaaagcaGACTACTTCATGGAAAATGTACCCTTTTGAAAAACCAAATATCAAAATAAAGTGTTTCTTGATTTAATAGATATTTGTTGAGTTCCTACTTTGTGGCAAGTACCTTACTACACAAGAAGAATACAATGATGAATAAGAAAAGCATGATTTTAGCCCTCTCCACTCAAGttcaggaggcagaaaataaatcagaaaaaagaaaaataaatgataataataatgtgcatgctcagtcacatccgactctttgccaccccatggactgtagcccacaagcctcccctgtccatgggattcaccaggaaagaatactggagtgggtagacatttcctattccagggggtcttcccaacacagagattgaaccaggcagactctttaacacTGTGCCACCATGATAAATACTATGAAAAGACTAAAATAGAGACTAATGACCAGAATGAGAAATCTAGTTTAAATAGGATAGTCTGGAAAGTTCTGCCTGAAGAAGTGACATTTAAGGTGAAGTCTAAGGAATGAAAAGGGAGAGCCACTTGTAAGAGAAGAATAGGATGGAGGGAAGatttctaaataaatgaaatagcatGTTCAAAGGCCCTGAGGTCTGAAAGATCTTACTTAAGGAATTGAAGTCTAGTGTGGGCTAGAAAATAGTAGATTGAGCCTCCAGGGACAGTTAGTGCCATGGATCCACAGAAAGGATTTCAGATTTACCTAAAGGCAAAAGGAATTACTAAAGACTTTTAGtcatgttgtttgttgtttagttgctcagctgtgtctgacactttgtgacaccatggactgtagcccaccagactcctttgtccatgggattccccaggtaggaatactggtgtgggctgtcatttccttctccaggggatcttcctggattgaacctgtatctccctagtggcagacagattctttaccgctaagccaccagggatgaCATAATTTGATTTATACTTTTTGAAAATCACCTTGGCCATTGTGTGTGGAAGAAACACACAAGAGTCAAGCAAGCATTGACACAGAGAGATAAACTAGGAGGTCATTGTAAGCAATAGTCTCAGTTGCAGGTAATGGTTGACTGCCCTATGAGAGAGGCATTAGAGACAGAAAAAAGGGCATTATTTCAGATACATTTTGATTGGGGGGGGTCCCCTCAAGTCCTATGACTCTCTCTGCTTGTCTATTCTTATTTTCTCTggcaaataaaaatcacaagatTTAAAGTCAACCTTGCCTTCTGATATGAAAAGTCAGTACAGGAAATGGACAGTCCAACCAGCCTAGTAATAATAACTCTGTGAGCTGAATTTCAGAGTTTAAGTCCACAAAGATAAAAATCAGGGGCATGGTTCTGCCTGCTGAGTATCTCCCTTAATGCCAAAAACTTGGGTCACTAGGAGTTCTTCAGAATCTGAGAGATACAGACAGCATGATCGTTCTTCTTATCAAAATACTTTGCACATTTGTTTTGTTGCttacttacttttaaaaaaagctgACACCATAGTTGCAGGGAAAGCTTCACTGTGACTCTTAAGTTAATAAAACTAATGAGGAATTAGtcttgaagaaaaattaaataagtccAACAAACTGACTTGGTGACTTGGGATTCCTGTGGCTAATTTTCTTGCTCTGTGTGATAGGAGCACAGTGAAGCCAGCCTGGGCCCAATGGGGCAGTGTTCCCAACAAGCTGGGCTTGAAAATCAagcatatttgaaaaagaaaaatcaaggtaAATATTTGTGATACAGAGAGAGGAATAAGGAGaggagagtggaggacagggtAAGAACTCTGAGCCTAGAACCTCTGCAAGGAGATAGTCTCTTGAAGACCCCTCTCTGGCTCCTAATTCGATAGTGTGGTCCTACCTTTACTCTGATCAGTCACATCTTCTGTAACCCTTTCTGATGTGGGTttggactgggaagaaagaaaactggagaacaTCAATACAAGAGAAATCAGCAGaggtattattgttgttcagtcgctcagtcgtgtccaactctttgtgaccccgtggactgcagcacgccaggcttccctgtccttcaccatgtcctggAGCTTGATCAAAATGTTtgttgatttggtgatgccatccaaccaatctcattctctgtcgcacccttctcctcctgccctcaatctttcccagcatcagggtcttttccaatgaattgcctatttgcatcgggtggccaaaatattggagcagaGGTATTAGGGTTGGAGTATTTGAAGTTCCTCAAGTTTTAACATTCCAAGTGGAAAAGGAACTAAGAAAAAGGCATAAAATTAGTAAAAGGTTTAGTCTATCTTACCAACCCTTATTTTACCTTGAAGGGAGGCCCAGGATCCTCAAAGAACACCAATCCCTTTAGCTGATCCCTGGAGTCATTTTTCTTAAGCTCCTTTTTCTCCATCCAATCCCAGCTCAAACTAAAGTTAGCATCACCCTCTTTGACAACCTGGTTACAGTTGTAAAAGATTAAATGCTTAATCCAGGGAATCAGTGCTAGTGGAGCGCTAATCTACTCACATGAAACAGAGACTTTGTAGCCAACTTCAAGAACTCAGTCAGGATATCTAAAGATTTTAAACTTCTTGAGAAAACTGCAAGGTCTAAATCAAGGCCTTCTTCCCTTAAAGTTGCCTTTGTGGATATGTTGTAGCCTAAGAATGATTATGGTAACCATACATGGttcctatgggcttcccaggtggcactagtggtgaagaacgcacctgccaatgcaggggacataggagacatgggtttgatccctgggttgggaagatcccctggaggagggcatggcaacccactccagtgttcttgcctggagagttccatggacagaggagcctggtgggctacagtccatggggttgaaaggagttggacacaactggagcaacttagcacccacGTATGCACATGGTTCCTGCATGTGTCAGGCAGTGTCCTAGGAGCTGTACTTGTGTGATGTCATTTAATTCCCACAGTGACCCTCCAAGGTCATCCAGCTAGTTTGTGAGTGGCGTGGAGTCTCACTAAGGCAGCCTGGCTCCAAatatgtgctctttttttttttttaatttttttatttatttatatatttgtttttgtctgagttaggtctttgttgcttcaaGGGCTTTTCAATAGtggtggtgagcgggggctgttctccagttgcagtccacaggctgctcattgcggtggcttcgcttgctgcagggcacaggctccagggctcatgggctcaggagttggcACTctcgggctcggtagttgtgatgcatgggcttagttactccacagaatgagggatcttcccagattagggacTGAAcatcgtctcctgcattggcaggtggattctttacctctgagccaccaggaaagccccaggtgTGTGCTGTTAATACCCCTCTTCTCACTCTCAGGCGCCAGTCCT is from Dama dama isolate Ldn47 chromosome 6, ASM3311817v1, whole genome shotgun sequence and encodes:
- the LOC133058566 gene encoding large ribosomal subunit protein eL43 yields the protein MAKRTKKVGIVGKYGTRYGASLRKMVKKIEISQHAKYTCSFCGKTKMKRRAVGIWHCGSCMKTVAGGAWTYNTTSAVTVKSAIRRLKELKDQ